TAAATATCGGCGCTGGAACCATTACCTGCAATTATGACGGCGTGAATAAGTTTCGGACAACCATTGGAGATGGCGCTTTTATCGGTTCCAATACCCAACTGGTCGCACCGGTAACGGTAGGCAAAAACGCCACCATAGGCGCCGGCTCCACGATCACTAGAGACGCTCCTGAGAATCAATTAACCTTGAGCAGGGCAAGACAGACGACTATAGAGGGATGGCAACGCCCCGTTAAACACGACTGCATGGATGCAGGAGGTAGAGCAGTGTCGGGAACATCTGCCGATGGCAGCCTGGATGCCGGAGTTAGAACAATGTCAGGAACAATTGTCGAGGAAAAATAATATGTGTGGAATTGTAGGCGGCATAGCGCAGCGGAATGTAGTCCCTATCTTATTGGAGGGCTTGAAGCGGTTGGAATATCGTGGATACGACTCGGCAGGGCTGGCGGTCATAAGCGGACGGGAAATATACCGGAAACGGGAGCTGGGCAAGGTAAAAGGTCTGGAAGCCCTGCTGCAGGCCGATCCTATCGCCGGCAACATCGGCATAGCCCATACCCGATGGGCGACTCACGGCAAACCGAGCACGGCCAATGCGCATCCGCATATCAGCGGCAATAAAGTGGCCGTGGTTCATAACGGCATTATCGAAAACCATGAGCGGTTACGCGGTCTTCAACTGAATAAAGGCTATAAGTTCACATCGGAAACCGACACCGAAGTCGTCGTGCATGAAATTAACGATGCCATGGAAACCTCGGCCGGACTACTGGATGCCGTCCAGAAGACTGTGAAAAAGTTCGAAGGCGCTTATGCTTTAGGCATCATGAGTGTCGACTATCCCGATACGCTGATTGCCTGCAGAAAAGGCAGCCCACTGGTGATCGGAGTCGGCATTGGCGAATATTTCATCGCATCGGATGTCGCAGCTTTATTGCCGGTCACGCAACGGTTTATTTTTCTGGAAGACGGCGATATAGCCGAGATAACGATAGACAAGGTCGTTATCTATGATGCCAATGGCAACATCGTCAATCGCCCTATCAAAACCAGCCAGCTGAAAATCGATTCTGTCGATAAGGGCGAATATCGCCATTACATGCTGAAGGAGATTTATGAGCAGCCCTGGGCCGTTTCGGAAACACTGGAAGGCCGGTTCATAAACAACCGGCTGCAGGAAAGTTCGATCGGACATAATGCCGGGGATATTTTCGACAAGGTGAAATCCGTGCAAATCCTGGCCTGCGGGACCAGTTACCATGCCGGATTAGTGGCACGCTACTGGTTTGAAAAACTGGCCCGCGTGCCTTGCAATATCGAAGTCGCCAGTGAATTCCGCTACAGGCACCCGGTATTGTCGGAAGACACCCTGATTGTCACGATCTCGCAATCGGGCGAAACGGCCGATACGCTGGCCGCGCTGCAGGAGGCAAAAAAGCTGGGCGCGAAGTATTCATTAGCCGTTTGCAACGTGCCGGAAAGCTCGCTGATCAGAGAGTCCGACCTGGTGCTAATGACGCGGGCCGGCGCTGAAATCGGCGTGGCATCGACCAAAGCCTTTACTACCCAGCTGGCGGCGCTGATGCTGCTGGTTATCGCTGTCGGCAGGCGATTTGGGCTGACGGAGGCACTGGAGCAGAAAATAACGTCGGAATTATTCAGACTGCCTGAAAAAATTGGACAGGTCTTGCAACTGAATGAGCAAATCAAGACCTTATCGGAACAATTCGCGGAGAAACAGCATGCGCTGTTCCTCGGCAGGGGCACGCATTATCCTATCGCGATGGAAGGCTCATTAAAGCTGAAGGAGATTTCCTACATCCACGCCGAAGCTTATCCGGCAGGCGAACTGAAGCATGGGCCTTTGGCGCTGATAGACGCGGACATGCCGGTCATTACCGTAGCGCCGAACAACAGCCTGCTGGAAAAACTGAAATCCAACATGCAGGAAGTCAGTGCGCGCGGCGGCCAGCTGATCGTTTTCATGGATGAGACATTGGCGTCCGAAAGCAGCGAGAATGTACAGATCATCAAAGTGCCGCAAGTCGAGAACGAAACGGCGCCTATCGTCTACGCCGTACCGCTGCAGTTACTGGCTTATCATGTCGCCGTGTTGAAAGGCACCGATGTCGATCAGCCTAGAAACCTGGCAAAATCGGTTACTGTGGAATAGGGTTTTGGGTGGCTTAAATCGCCTGTGTTTTCAAGGAAAAAAATAAGTGAGCAGAGGAGATAGGAAGCTGCTCCTCTACTTACACATGCAATATATTTTAATTCAGGAATTTAGTTTTTCCATAAATAAGTTTCAAGTTCTTTTTTATTATTTAATAACAGTCTTTGTTCATATTGGTTGGATCGTTTAATTTTATCAACTTGGTAAGCTTGTAATGTATATTCAACCAGCGCCGCCTTCACAGGAATGATGAGCCTGTTATTTGTCATTTTAAATTCAAATTCTATAAGCTTTTTTTCATCCTCACTAAACTCAGGATTGGCTACAAGTTCAATATTGACAATCGTATTCCATAGAGTGTCATTGGCAGAATCGGACTCAACCGGTTTTTCAATAGTTTCCTGATAAGCTTTTGTTATTCGATTGAGATTAAAGTCTCTGAATTCATTTTTTGTACAGCACCAGGCTCTAATATGCCAACGAAAACCGCTATAAACCAATGAATGGGGAAATAGAATTCTTTGGCTACCTGTTGGCGTTGTCATTGAATAGTATTCAATTTTTACTGCATTATTTTTTCTAATGGCCTGAATAATAGGACGTATCAGTTCAGGATTAATATTAAAATTAGGTTTCTCTACAAAATAAATTAGATTTTTATCCAGCAAAGAAAGCTCATCTAAAGAACCGGAGGAAAACATATTTTCAAAGTTTCC
This is a stretch of genomic DNA from Methylobacter sp. YRD-M1. It encodes these proteins:
- a CDS encoding helix-turn-helix transcriptional regulator yields the protein MNSASWFQQARLKAIEIISFWQGRINTREIMDIFGVSRVIAQKDIHQYIEQSKGNLIYQRREKAYFITGNFENMFSSGSLDELSLLDKNLIYFVEKPNFNINPELIRPIIQAIRKNNAVKIEYYSMTTPTGSQRILFPHSLVYSGFRWHIRAWCCTKNEFRDFNLNRITKAYQETIEKPVESDSANDTLWNTIVNIELVANPEFSEDEKKLIEFEFKMTNNRLIIPVKAALVEYTLQAYQVDKIKRSNQYEQRLLLNNKKELETYLWKN
- the glmS gene encoding glutamine--fructose-6-phosphate transaminase (isomerizing): MCGIVGGIAQRNVVPILLEGLKRLEYRGYDSAGLAVISGREIYRKRELGKVKGLEALLQADPIAGNIGIAHTRWATHGKPSTANAHPHISGNKVAVVHNGIIENHERLRGLQLNKGYKFTSETDTEVVVHEINDAMETSAGLLDAVQKTVKKFEGAYALGIMSVDYPDTLIACRKGSPLVIGVGIGEYFIASDVAALLPVTQRFIFLEDGDIAEITIDKVVIYDANGNIVNRPIKTSQLKIDSVDKGEYRHYMLKEIYEQPWAVSETLEGRFINNRLQESSIGHNAGDIFDKVKSVQILACGTSYHAGLVARYWFEKLARVPCNIEVASEFRYRHPVLSEDTLIVTISQSGETADTLAALQEAKKLGAKYSLAVCNVPESSLIRESDLVLMTRAGAEIGVASTKAFTTQLAALMLLVIAVGRRFGLTEALEQKITSELFRLPEKIGQVLQLNEQIKTLSEQFAEKQHALFLGRGTHYPIAMEGSLKLKEISYIHAEAYPAGELKHGPLALIDADMPVITVAPNNSLLEKLKSNMQEVSARGGQLIVFMDETLASESSENVQIIKVPQVENETAPIVYAVPLQLLAYHVAVLKGTDVDQPRNLAKSVTVE